The segment tgacacctagagacagCGAGTGAgcatgcaaggagtgaatggcagggtgagaaagaaatgtacagcctgagcatgaaaagttttgtcttcctgactgaacttttgttctggagaggaagagacctttgcggATAATTCATCTCCTCAAACCTCCTcaacagtgaacactgaaggaatcctaactgggagaaAATTCAACTGGTTACCTAATACActctttaaaaccagaaaaaacatttaagcCATATGACGatattatgatatccaaaatctatgATATGTAGTCTAATATCACACTATAGAtgtaatatcaatatattgcccaactctatttcctttctttctttcttccttctctCCTGCCTCTAGGCTTTGTCGAGCCTGCACCCTGAATGCGAGTACATATATCAGCTGGAGAAAGAGGAGCGTCACTGCCTTCAGTACATTGCAGAGCAGGGCAACAGAAGCACAGAAGGTgtgttttccattttaaaatccGCCTGCAACTCATATAAATTCTGGCATGGCTGCAGTTGTTACATGAAATATACTGCAAATGTTCACATTAAGTACAAGAGTCTACCCTGGAACAAATGCCTCACAGAGAATCATCAGTTGTCAGGGACGATTCTCGATGGCGTCccaactgtaaaatgaaaacgCACTGGGTGATCTATCACTGTGATGCATCTGAAGAAGAGACCATTAAGGATAGTTACATAAGGATTTATGTATGTAATCTATCTCAAGATAAAGGTCTTGGCTGGGGATCTACAGTACTTCCTCATTCTTGTCTTAATACAATTTACACAGAGGCGGATGTTATGGCTTTGAAGAATGTCGTTGGGGGTATTATGCATGATACACCCCATTTACTTCTACAGTATCTCCATGAGTATACATTTAAACTGTGTGCATTTCGGGCGGccgtgtgtgacagtgtgtattAATGCGTGTTCATGGACTCTCTCTTCTGATTAACTGCTTTAATATAGacacactttttgtttttttaccttctCTCTTCTCACTTTCCAAAAAGGTTGTCGGCCATTCTGGGATGCGGTCGCCTGCTGGCCTCATGCAGCCGTTGGGGAGACAGTCCAGAGAGCTTGTCCtgctgtcctctccctcttcagAAACAACACAGGTGACTAAAAGGATCACATCGTGACAGAGGGGGTGGAGAGGGTGTTCAGGCTGACATAACAATGAGGGCAGTGTGTCTGCCAGTTAGTCAGAAAGTTCAATTCTGGCTCTAATGAAAGTAAAGTGTGTATTTGAGcttatatttatttgttaagtCATTCATTTGATAtttaagaaatgttttgtgAATTAGAGTCAGTGCTCAGGCTTGCTTGATTGTCAcaggagactgaaaacaaattaGTTTTTTTCTGTACAAGTAAATTAGCAGGTTTGGGAGTGTACGCAATGTGAATACATACACATGTTTTACAAAATGGTGAGGACACACCATAAGAGTCTACAGCTATGCTAGTAGCCCTGTGACGCTGCACTGAGCCCGTTCAGATCCCCCGACCATTCTAATCAGCCTAACTTTTCTAGGATATCTAGATCTATGATTACTGTCACCTGACTCCACCCAAATGCACACACTTATTTAAGTGGATGACTATAAGCCATTCCACATCATCTGAAATGGACTGCGATAGAGCCACACCCCCTTTTTTTGACAAGCATGGCCGACCATGAGGCAAGGAGGAATCGCAAGGCACGTTTCAGTCTATTAATCACATTGTGAAAGTACATAATTTCCTTTAAAACTGTTTAAAGTAAACCTGAGATATTATATGACTTAAATATGTCAATTTAtcatatgaaagatttatagctTTTACttgggatttaaaaaaatgtgcagcCATTGGAATGAACGGGAGATCTGATAAATAGGGAAATAAGGTTCTGATTTGACTTCCTAATGAAGTGATAGTGCTGCAGTCATGTCATATTGGATGGATGGTAGAGATGGGACAGATTCCCATGTTAAAAGCAGACAGGTGTTCACTGTTATCTGACAGCGCAGTGAGGTTGTATTGTTTAAAACACCGTGCGTTGACAAAATACAATCTATGCTTTAAATCTGGATTTACATAAATAGAAAAATTTCCCTTTTCTTCTAGTGTGTCTGAGTGGTAACAGTGTTGGCGCTGCTGTCACAAAGACAACCCGTTGTTTTCCGTTTACCTCAGAGCCAACAACTACCACAGTTTCCACAGCTACTTCAGTTGCTTCACTGTCCACCATTTCTGTCACTGGGAATAGTAAATGCACAAATCTTATACTCAATACTCTTTGATAACTTGGGGTAGCTACCAATAGCTACTGGGTAAAGCAAAGGCGCTATCCTCTCCCTGTTTTGGTTGCATAATGGTTGACTAACTTCCTGTGTGCCATAAATCAAGCCTTAATTTTCCCAGGTGATCGTACCCGGTGGCAAATAGCATTGCACAGTGAAAGCGAGGCTTATAAAGAACCAATCTAAAtgcagatggtgtcattatcCTACAGCCATTGTTCGACATTATTTCATGATgataagttaaaacaaaaacttgttttttttctactttaatCACATTAAATGGCCAAAACACTGaacattttatgtatttcttttgAAAAGTTTGTGAACCTTATCTGAAGACAGAGCTTTTCACGGGTGACTTTTTGGTatcttgacctttaacctcagGTTCAGTGAGTCGTAACTGCACCAGTGGAGGTTGGTCCATGCCTTGTCTCGCCGTACCTCGTCGCCTGCAGCGTGGATGATGACATTCCTGAGGTGAGAGTCTCTGGGGCGAGGCAGATAAAGAGGTCAGGCTGGGGAACGGGAAATTGAGGGTAGAGAGGGCCGGACCGGAGGGGAAGCAACAGGAACAAGGTGGCGAGCAACAAAAAAGAACTAATTGAAACAGGGACAAacacagctttgtttttttcaacttCAGAAGTCAACAGAGCAAACAAACTGAATTAGAAAGAGAAATGTACTATGTTACAAGAGATTCTAGTGCAGCCTGTCAGACAGTATTGAAGTGATACTGAGTGTCACACAcctatttttgtttcttttgtgctTTAGATTCAAGTGCCGACTGGCTCGCTGCCTCTTCAGAATAGAGAAGAAAATCTATTCAAACATAAATGTGCCTCATGTGAAAATACTTTTGAGAGGCAGTGAGTGAATCGAATGTCACCCATCAGGTAATAGCTGAAATTACCCTGTTTCACAAAGAGAGGATGGCGCTTAATTGTACCGAGCAGCGTTTTTGGAGGATAATTATGAGAAAAATAGTTCAGGTGCTGTCTTTCTtctttagttaaaaaaaaatacattttaagtcGTCCAATAGCAGAGGTGGAAAGTCACTAATTACAAGTTTGGATTAAGTAGCTATTTGGTGCACTTCTTTGAGCTGATTATAGTCTGCTTGGTCCAGTCATAATGCCATTAGACTCAGCTACAAAATCTGGAAGAGGCTTTCTTGCAGTCATCTCTTCAGTACAGTTAAGTCCTGGTTTTGTCTGCAATTTGGTCTCATTTAGAGACATTACATTCATTCTGAGGCCTGACAGCATTTATGAAGGGCCTTGATATTGGACTATAATGTCCTTTTATACAAAATCTTCTTTCTCATCTTGCTTTCAGACAGAGCAGTCGTACTTTGCCACAGTGAAGTTGATCTACACCGTCGGCTACAGCATCTCTCTCGTGGTGCTGGTTGTTGCTGTGTTGATCCTGTTGCTCTTCAGGTAAGAACATGAAaagaagttgtgtttttttcagtcaCCAGTGTGTTTTGGTAAACTCAAGGTTGTTGAATTTACCACAGGGAGCCAGGCAACAGCGATCACAATATTGTTGTACTGTAAACAAGACACTCTTGGTCCTGAGTCTAATAAAGCTCCTTTAATAATGTCTGGCACTCACCAGTTTGGGGCCTTTCCCAatgttttgggaaatatgcttgcTTGAGTTAGAAGAGACGTTTGACACCGCTTTCATGTCTCTACGTTAAATATGAAGGAAGAGCCAGCaggtgattagcttagcttagcattagacTGATCAAAGATAAAGGCTGATAAAGACTGAGATGGAGGAAGTAGCAAGCGTGGCATTGCCCAAAGTACAAAAAGTCTGTCAGCCAACACCTCTGAATTTTTactaatgttgtgttcacaccaaacacaatTTTTGCATTGCATTACTCAAGCAAGTATGAGcactaaaatattttgtgttgactcgcaTCATACACACTAATAACTCGCATCATATGCCCGTGAAATCGCTGACTCGCTGATTGAACTTCTAATAAAACTGTTGTATTTTCCCTACcatagaatgagccatttatatctacatagggcgGGGTCCTTGTACACAGacattgccatgttgcactaccacgtttctacagtagctcagaatggtcaaattaaacactggctctagacagggctaTTTGTATTTTCACGTTGGCCACTGTACtcagcagcccctccacgacACGGCgtcggaaaaacacagatttttttaatgtgaaactgctttattatgtgttttcagcggtgtaaatcaccaggtacgtttgttttggagaggaaacctctgcggataatctggctcccagtaaaaacctcctgaataatgaacactgaaggattcCTAATCGGGAGATGTTCCAGCTGGTTGCAAtatgcaatcctcaccactagatgtcactaaatccttcaAAATCTTACACACGGTTCCTTTAAGTTCTTGTCCAATACCTTGCAGGCTAATCTTGTTGGCTCTAACTTCATATCTAGCGTACAACCAAAAGAGTTTGTTTCCCAAAATTTCGcactttttttttgaaagagGAGGAATGCTCATGTAAAAAGCCATTTTAGACCCACTGACCATGAAACTGAGTAAAAACCAAACATAGCTGTGATGAAATCAGTTGTGATGGTGttataatgcaaaaaaaataaccattatTTCCCTCTCGTAATCCCTTACGTGCTTCTCGTTTGTCTGTGTCGTACCTCTCAGTTGCAATATTTTTCATCTTGGCTTTCGTCCCTCATTGACACGGACCTAACAGGTGCTACAGTCCACTCATAGTCTACTTAGCAACTGACTGACACCATGTCAAGGGTCTCCTCATACAGTATATGCTACTCAGCTCTGTAGTACACTGGATTAAAAGAAGTAGGAGCGTGTCCAAACACAAAAGCTCTTGATTAacggtttctttttttttctttgcagctGGCAACAGAACTATAACTTTAATCTCTCTTTAATTGtcatacattgtttttgtttcttatactgtacattttacatacattattttattgcagactttagacatttttttttttgtactaaaCTGACATCATACTGTGTCAACTGCCTATTTAAAACCATGGACACCAAGGCATTATACCTGTTAAGACAATGTGGCGTAACAGTGTGTTGTAAAGCAGAACTTATTTTTACCATCTGGCTGAGTTGTACTAGCTgtgatataatttttttttttttaaagatattttttggggcatttttaagcctttaattgataggacagatgagcgtgaaggggggagaaagagagagagggaatgacatgcagcaaagggccacaggctggagtcgaacccgaaCCCCAccctgtggcaacagccttgtacatggggcgcctgctctaccactatgCCACCGACGCCCCGCTGTGATATAAttttttctggtgtgttttGATGGATTTTTTAACAGGAGGCTCCGTTGTGCCAGGAACTTCATTCACATCCAGCTCTTCATCACATTTATCCTGAAAGCTGTGGCAGTTTTCATTAAGGATGCAACTCTCTTCTCCAGTGATGACACCAACCACTGCACCCTTTCCACGGTAAGATAATGACATTGAGGATAAGAGCCTCTTGGTTGTATTAACAAATCCCCGTGGACAGATTTCCCATCGCTCCTGTCGCATAACGACTGTGTGCCTCCTCTCTCATACTAATCACCCCTCACAGCTCACTCCTTCTTTTCcttcttgtgttttttctaCCCAGTTTGCCTGTAAGGCCGCTGTAGTCTTCTGTCACTACTGTATAATGTCCAATTTTTTCTGGCTCCTGGTGGAGGCGCTCTACCTCAATTCCCTGCTGCTCTCGTCCTTTTATCACAGCCGTCGGTGCCTCTGGGGCTTCAGCCTGCTGGGATGGGGTGAGAGACCTAGACATGCAATTTCCTTGAAGGTCGATATGCTGAGCTGCAGTGTTAGGCTCCAATATaagatattatatatataaatacagaaTCCTATATGATATTTGCTCTCACAAAGAgactaaattaagaattccagtaTGTTTTTTCTATGGCCtcggaaagttcaatcaatatttgtgaacatgagctactctctcccgaagccagaaaccagagaagtaagtctcaaacttatAATGTCAtggggtataaagtctggagatGTGCCACAGacaatgggagcctgattttgtggacccacagaaaacatgttaccttttttaaatgcaaatgagcGTTATTATACTGTAGTGttttctgaaacagaaaatgtcccCATAGACTCGCAACATTTCCCTGGGTGCTGTCAGTGTCATCCATGACATCTTTCtcaattcattgtctgtggagctgtctccagactttataccatGTTACATCACAAACTTGAGTTtaagcactctagtttttggatttgggagggAGTTGGTAATGCTTACTAATATTTTTTGATCTCAGAcaataggaataacatgtatgaattctgAAAATTGGCGTAGTTCCCTAATAAACATGTAGGTTATAGATGCAGGTATTAAAAAAATGAGTTTACTTCTCATCTGTGTCTTATATGTGTGTTGCCTCAAGGTGACTTAAACCTAAAAATttgaggaggaaaaaagcaaCAAGCCTAAATCAGCAAATATAACAGTTATCAATTTAAATTGCCTGAAAATTTTGTGAGTGCACTCAAGCCCACATTGGTTTGTGTTGGCTGAGGCACTGCCATTTATTCTGTTTATGCAGCCCGTGCATTATGTGCAGAATAAGTTTCTGCTTTTTTGATGTCAGAAAATAGATGTGTTTCTTCTTAATATACCTATAATTTGATGCTGTAGACTGTTATTCTTCTTGGAGTGCAGAAATAGTCACACTGTGTGATTGGCACTTTCCAGTATATGACTTGCATTTGGTTTGGAAAGGAACTATTCGCTatgtgtgcagtttttttttcatataacaGGTTTCTTATCAATCTACACATGAGTGTATTGAATTAAATGAGGGTCATCACCCCCAGTAGTTCAGTTTAGAGAGTATTATAGATCCAGGACGAAACTGACACAAGGACTGGACTTAAATTATAAGACATAGTTGTTTTGAATTACCGTTGGGAAGAATGAGCATGTAAGAGTCTGTGCATTCTTGATTTAAAGCTCTGCTTTCACTGTCCACTTTTCTCTTTTTAGAACAAGCTatgtaaaattactttttactGATTCACTTGTTTCTCTGACAGTTGACTCTGGTCTCTGGCTCCTGGGTGTGTACCTTACACCGTGGCAATGCTTAATCGGAATTCACAGATTTGATTGGTTTAATTGCATCGTGTGAGATGATTTACAACGCATGCAGTTGGTGTGTGAgcgtgctttcacacctgccctgtttggttcagttcaatttaaCTCAAGTTTATTTGCCCACTgagtgcagttcgtttgggcaggtgtgaaaaacAGTGATCTCACTCGAGCGCGCTCGAAaacaactggaccgagaccttcttggtctggttacaaacgaactctggtgcggttcgttgtTCGTTCGTTGTTCGttcgtgttccgacctggatctgaaccaactgcagtcacatgacacattgtttgggttaaacatgagcatgttacagtcctggaggattattaatgtgcacctcctcctgtactgccttaatatgcacattcagcacatccaatgtatcaaaacattgttttctagttggagctgcgcctcgttttcaaactgtatggtttgactaaaatgagcaatgacagcaatatagtccacgatgagcagcgctaaaatcaacctgcgtagttgtccctccattgtgacattagaaagtgtcacatttatcttgcaagtgtactcttcttcaacaggACTTTTCCCGCacggaaattctgaccaatcaagagcagctttctcgtgcaGGCATTTTATccggtccgcttgtaaatgctgccgtgagaacacgaaccaactctaggtcATTATgaaactttgtaacaaaattagtccctgattcagaccaaagcaagacaactccaggtctgaaagcaccctgagttTCCTGGGCTGCTAAGCCAGGGccataaaggctaaaaatgctgCACTGGTAAAAATAGAATAATCCTCAATAATTTAGCGGTAATAAGTTCAGGTCTGGGTTCGGATAGAACAGTGTCAGGCTCCAGGCCTGGACTGCAGTTCACCTATTAGTGACCTtgggagggatggagaggaaTGGCAGGTTAACAAGGAGGACACATTTTGGTCATTTGCTAACAAGAGAGTTGACTTCCCCCCTCGTCCCTCTGTCAAATTGCTCGCTGATCATCCCTTTGTGTTATAAAAGTCAGATCAGCAGCGTTACAGTTTCAAAGTTTTAAATCTTGACATTTACTTTATGTCTCCACAGGGTCACTCACCAGAGAATTTGGAAGTTTGACCTTTAATTATTTCCAAATGGCATGTATTTTTAGCTTCCAACCATAGGGCCAAAATATATCACGTCTACCCCTCTCATCTGCATCATGCCACGGGGCCTAAGACGACTGACTTCAACCCTACTGAGCTGAACAGAGAGATATTTATTGCAGTTCTGTGATTCAAAGAGATTCACAGCTGTCTTTAGGGACAACAAGAAGCAGACAGACTGCCATCGGCCAACATCTCCAGcttattattttaatacagCCAGAAACTCTCCTGGCTCAGTGGCATCGTCTGTAATTACCAAACAAACTGAATTAAAGTTTACATCCCTGTGGCAGTCGCTGCTAATACATTTGATTATGTTTGTGGGTTGATAGTTTCTGCCACTTAACGTGCCACAGGTACAATGAGGAATTTGTCCCAGTAGTGATAAGGCAGGAAATTGATGAGAACATACTGTAGACGTGTTGCGCATAAAGGCTCTtaaatattcaatttactttgaGTTCTTGCTGAACTGATGAACACAGATATTAGAAAAGTAATCTGCCAACAGTCTAATTATGATTCAGCCAATTCAGTGTGTATTGATTATGTCTTTCTGCCCTTCAACAGGTGTACCTGTGCTCTTCATCATGCTGTGGATTGGATCCAGGCTGTATTTTGAGGACACAGAGTTTGTATAAACATCTAACACTTCCATCTCCACTAGGACAGttatatcttatatatatttacaGCAAATTTCAATggacaaaatgaccaaagatGCCTAAAGCATTTTCCTTAAATTGAATGATTTTAACCCTGACTTTTAAACCTATTAAGGGGAGACACTACAGATGTAAAGGGCAGAACTTTTAAGTAATATATAATGAAACTTCTGTAGTTGATTActtacattaagacaattacttttttgtacaaattataagttttctgaaatgttttgtttatatatgcaaATGAGGAATTGTCTAATTAAATAAGCAACTATTTGCATATATTTCCTGAACAGAAATTTTAACATTGGATGAAGCCAGATTTaaaattcttgtttcattttgttgaaaGGACACTCTCAACAAAAATCTGTGATGAAggtgttgttaggtttaggcacaaaaactacttgggcATGGGAAAAAAGGATGTTTTTACTTGaagcacccatgtttggtggcacaaaaccTGATTGAAAAGCAATGACgggttggtgaaaaacacctAGGTTTGAAGGCTCAAACACCGCTGGGAAATGACACAGTGTGCTACTAAAAACAGCCAGGTTCAGTGCAACAAACACTAGAAAACACCATGAAGGGTCGCCAGAAAATAACTGgtgttgatgtttgttggtctccaacagtggtctgcagcttggcaggcatctcacttAGGTGTCCTGCCATCCACCTTCTCCCCACCGCCAGATGACAAATTCAGTTCATTTATCGTGTCACCTTAGAAAAGTTGCTATGACACATGTGGAACAAATTTAGCATATTCATGGCTTgcacaaacatacaatgccaacatttccctCCAGCAACTTGGCTTGTATGCATCAGATTACAAATGATATAGGAGCAAACCCCTCTGTAAGAACCTTCAGAATACAGATAGGCATAAAACTGGAAAGTGCGGTGTAAGTAAACACTACAGAAGTGGGGATTTATAGCTCaaagtaaaatgacaaaaacaggggcgtcggtggcttagtggtagagcaggcactccatgtacaaggctgttgccgcagcggcccgggttcgagtccagcctgtggccccttgctgcatgtctctccctctctctctcccccctcccacgcttcactgtcctgtcaattaaaggcaaaaaatatcttaaaaagacaaaaacaaaacctcatTGTGAGCAAAAAGGGGCCTTTAAAGATAGGTCATGTAAAATTTACCCCCAAAAagacaataaagttgaatagggttatttttttggtttacacattttcttttttttttttaaagatatttttttggccattttgcctttattggacaggacaggtaagcgtgaagggggagagagaggggggatgacatgcagcaaagggccacaggctggattcgaacccaggctgctgcggcaacagccttgtacatggggcgcctgctctgccactaagccaccagcacCCCGGTTTacacattttctaaaatgttatgttttaatATGGAAAtaagcatttatttttatgtatttacttattcaacccatatttaaccaggAGATCAACAATCTCTTTTACAAAGGAGACCTGGACGAGACAGCAGCACATAAgaagttacagccaaacaaccacagatatacagtaacatgtagGACACCTACGCACAGTGACAAGACCCAGCTGACTCATTCTTGCacttatgagagctttaaagTCAGGCGGAGAGACTAGTTCATGTTGAAGGTTATTTCAAGTAAGAGAAGCAGAGCACATAACAGCTTTCTCTCCCACCTCCATCAATTCATtaggaacagacaacaaaagtAAGTCCTGTAGCTACAGTCAGAGCTCTGTTCAAAGTACAAATATATGAAGGGAGTTTACCCAGTATGGTTTTGTAAATGAACAAATGCCAGTGACTGAGCCTACGAAATGTTAATGATGGCCAACCAGTCTTGGAATAAAGCCTACAGTGATGAGTGAGGTCTTTACATTTGTAACAAATCTCAGTGCACTATGATATGCAGCATCTAATATGTAAATAACATGCAGATGCATTCATGTACAACAAAGCACCATAATCCAGAACCAGTAAAAATGACGATATAGAAGCAAACACCCCAAAATTTAAAAATCGACCAGTACACTTTTTCACCTGCAGTGTCTCCTAAACAAATTTGTACACTCACTCACTTTGTGCTCATTACTATTTGATGCTGTTGATGAGTTGATTGTTATTCTATGGTCAGTTGAAGTCATTGTACATCACATCTCAAAGGAGCCTCTGATGGACTGAAGTGTGCAGTTTCAAAATGTCTTCCTGTGTAGATGTTGGGACATCAACGAGGACTCGCCCTATTGGTGGATCATCAAGGGACCTATTGTTGTGTCCATAGCGGTAAATGCTTTCATTGTACAGAAGATAACAATGACTGcctgacagattacagattgttatgcagatgatttgtttactttttttggaGATGGTTTCTCAAAACAACATCTTTTGTGCCCGTTAGAATAGAGTATCAAAAACTGC is part of the Epinephelus moara isolate mb chromosome 10, YSFRI_EMoa_1.0, whole genome shotgun sequence genome and harbors:
- the ghrhrl gene encoding LOW QUALITY PROTEIN: growth hormone releasing hormone receptor, like (The sequence of the model RefSeq protein was modified relative to this genomic sequence to represent the inferred CDS: deleted 1 base in 1 codon), with the translated sequence MNRGTDTMSCLHIRGVFLTLCLAPTALSSLHPECEYIYQLEKEERHCLQYIAEQGNRSTEGCRPFWDAVACWPHAAVGETVQRACPAVLSLFRNNTGSVSRNCTSGGWSMPVSPYLVACSVDDDIPETEQSYFATVKLIYTVGYSISLVVLVVAVLILLLFRRLRCARNFIHIQLFITFILKAVAVFIKDATLFSSDDTNHCTLSTFACKAAVVFCHYCIMSNFFWLLVEALYLNSLLLSSFYHSRRCLWGFSLLGWGVPVLFIMLWIGSRLYFEDTECWDINEDSPYWWIIKGPIVVSIAVNFILLMNIIRILIQKLNPRLIHFNNSSQYRRLTKSTLLLIPLFGTHYMVFNFLPDYFNVNLRFCIELCIGSFQGLLVAILYCFLNQEVQKEVHMQWLRWQERSYGVVSPAAKCSQMDTPF